CACCTATAGATACAGGTTTTTCAGTTAAAAATATACCTTGAATgacttcttcattttttttttaaacaaaagATAAACGGTCAAGATGgatttaatgatttctttttcgAATGATTTCATCtaaaattttttaaagtttttgtttttttgggtTAGATCAGATCATCAAATTAAATTTGTTAGAATGTAATGGTGCTGAcaaagtttaaatgtttttcctcCTGCAATGATTTAAtctaatttttctaaagtttcttcTTATCATCCAATTGAATTGAATTCGGAAGGCATAAACATGGAAAACATTCAAAATCTCTTCTccaaatcaaaattttaagaCTATACTTCTATCTTCAAGcctttattatcattattattattattattattttttatttaactttGTTAAATTTTAAATACAATATTATCAATTtcttaagattattattatttttaatcagaCTCTCCTTATAAATAAAGTATATTAATTTATCATCTAACCTTTTTCTTGAAATTGTTCATCTATCTATTCCCCGTAGTTAGGTTGGTTCATCCTCTGATCATAGAGTAATTTGTTATTGGAGTAACCTCCTAACCTATCCTTTGCGCTTCACACCACGTATTCATAGTTCTATTATATTAATCGTTAGTGATCTAAaataatctttcattttttttatagtaACATTATTGCCTTATTAAATTAACATATTTTTCAATAAAATGGAGCGTATCCATTTTGGTGTACCCAAATGAGTTCCCttggaatcatcatcatcattcatcGATCAGTTACGTGACAACCAGAACGGTTCAAATGATCAGCTGGGTTTGCTCACATGTAGCAACACCAGAAATCGAACCCACAAGTTTCCTCCGGCTCAAAGTGCCATCGGCTGTTTTATAGTAATACTTGAatgatatttattatttaattaacaAATTTATTTAGTAATATTTTAAATAGTAATAATAGTATGAATAGATTTGCTTATgatatttcttaaatattttcaacattaatTTGTTTGCATGTAATGACAAGTAAATAAATTACACGGAAATACGTTTTAAACATGGAAGACCAAAGCCCCCATTTCCCGGACCGAGGACACGTCATTGCTCCAATAACAAGAGACGTATTTTTGGGGGTACATATTTTGAGTACCCGATAAAAAAAAATGCTCCTTCGCCAACAACACGAGGCGATCGATTgctttccttctttttgtttaCCAAACCAAACTATAACAAAGAAGACAGGTAGACCAACCGAACAGCAAGCGCGACCACAGCCGCCGGCACGAcgacttctcctcctcctcctcctcctcctccttttcttcctccgTCGCCAGGAGAACAAGACAATGATGAAGGAGAGCGGCCATTCGCTGAGGGGCGCGCCCTCCCGCCACCAGCAGCTGCGCAGATGGCCGAGCCCGATGCCGCTACTGGTTGCCCTGGTTGTCCTCGCCGAGATCGCCTTCTTGAGCCGCATCGACGTCGCCGAGAAGGCTGCTTCCGTGGTCGAGCAGTGGTCCACCTCCTTGtattcttcatcttcatcttcttcttcttcttcctcttcctcgtcttcGGTTGTGGAGGAGGAGGACAACGTCCCGGAAGACATCAAGCGCTGCGAGGAGTGGTTGGAGAGGGAGGACGCCGTGCCCTACTCTCGTGATTTCCGGAAAGATCCGATTTTTGTCTTCGGCATGCACAAGGTTTTAGGATTTCTTGATGCCCCTTTTCTCCTTCGTTCTTTAGTAAATCAAATTCAGCGTACGACGGCTGCtaattcttgttttttttttaatagcaaTGCTGCTTTATTTTCCTTCCTCTGAATGACGTTGCTTTTGTGAGGTTTTCCGTCGGTGGATTTTAATAACAATTGTACATTTTAGGGAGAGTCTGGTCAGCGGTTACCAGCCTTGTTTTCTTGTACTGGTAAAGAGTGTGTTGCGTTGAGTGGAGATTGGATATGAGCCTACTTAAATAAGTTGATCGGTCACATTTAGACATGGGTTGAGATGCTGCAGCGCTGCTGCTTTATTGCAACAAATGGAAACCTGATGATTCAatactattttatctttttaggTGTTTAACTTACACTTTCGAAAGTGCCTCCTCGTGCCACAAATTTGTCCTTTCCATTTGTATTAATAATGTAAAGCATTTCTGGTTCAGGACTGGAGTTCTTGTGATGTGGACTGTGATTTCGGGTCTGCCAATGACAAGGTACCGGATGCTGCGTTTGGATTGCCCCATGATCCAGCAATTGCTGGTGTCTTACGGTCAATGGAATCATCACACTATTATCCAGAAAATGATGTTGGTGTGGCACGACGGTGGGTAAGCACAGTTTATTCACTGCAATGACCAGTTCATCTGAAGAGTTGATGTTTTCAGTTTATGTTCTTGTGTTTTATAGGGTCTGTGCATTTTCTTGAAAATAATGTCCATTTGCTGTAGATTGACATTCATGAAAGCAACTTCTTGGCAGCATGTAAGCCAGCCTTCTAGAAATTTGGGCTGTCTGATGACATGTACTTGAGCAGGCAGTTATAGTATATAAAGAAGGAAAAGAGTGAGAGGGATATCACCATTAAGTCAAAATAATTACCAGAAATGATGTCCGAGGATAATCTTAACTAGCTGAGCATTGTATGTACTGTATTATCTTTCTTGTGTGAGCCAGTCACCAACTAATTTCACTTATTGATATCATGATCATCACATAATCTAATGTATGATTTCTTTCTTTTGCTTTTCTTATGGACACTATCATGTAATGCCCCTTCTTTGGAAATAGCAAGACCCACTATATTTTCTAGGTTCCGCTATTTAATAACATCCAATCAGTTCATGTGCTTTATCTGAAGACGTTTTGATGCCATGAACTATGTACATGTATGCTAAAGCTGGGAACAAGATGCTTGAAAGCTATTATTTTTTCTGATCTTTTAAGTATTCTGGCTCTTTCATGGACCTCTGCACTTTCATGCATTGTGCTTCAATTATGTGGAAAGATTGACTAGTATTCTTTTCGAACTATGAAGTAACACTTTATTAGAGTTTTTTTTCGAATTAGGTGGATTCTTTGGGAGCATCCATTGTAAATACAAAGTTGATCAGGAAATTTGTTATAGGGTtagaatatatatcaaataagtCCCTATGATTAAATTATCAACCGTAGATGATTACATCCTTAATAAGTGACACCTTCTATTGAGTATTTGAAATTCATAACCCATCCTCCACAAAAAAAGAATTGTTTTTCTAGAGTTATATGAATATCTATTAATTAtttcatatgtatgtatacaataGAATCGTGTTTCATAAATGAAACATATTAACATAAGGAGCATAAGCTCCATTTCCGAAGGCAAGTTCTCAACTTGGTTAACAGTCTTGTGCATCAAAGTCACACGGTAGCTCATTGACTTGATGACCCAATAACTTGATAAGGTATAACATGATGATAAGTGGGTACTCAGATCTTAAAATGTTTTTGCTAGTGTTGATATCATCTTCAAACATAGCAtgccatcctgatcgaagcaatgATCCTGTCATCCTTAACACACAAGTGAAAACTCCAAAGAAAAAAGGCTAATCCTTGGCTCTATGTTCTCGGACATCGCTTCTTTGCTTCATTTGAAATGTTGCAcaataaaaatctcacccttgcTGATCACTTCAGCATCACCTCAACTTCCTTTCAAGAGAATTCTTGTTATGTACCCGACAATCAGTCTCATCTTGATTAAATTCAAAAAGGAGTGTGATCATATTGTTGTGCAGTCCAAATATTAGAAAAAGTTAGCTTTAGCTTCATCCTTGTTCTTCTTTGAGCAAAAATGAATATTCTTTATGAAATTTCTTGTATTGATGATATTATGTCTAACAATTAAATTGATCAATAATttgattgatttttttaaataaaatatacttaAATCACTTTTGGCTTGATTTAGTTTCTTGTTGACCTGTGATGAATAAGGTGATGAATGGCGATGGCTAACTGAACCAAAGTAAATATATCAAGTTTAGTTGTAGTAGCACACCGAACATACACTCTGTGAACAATTACACTTCTTTCTTTGTAAAGGTTTGTTGCATATTTAGGCAATATTTTATAACATCATTGGACATTGAACAGAATCAAGATTAGTCACCTAGATTATGAATGTCATGACCATGGCAACCGATCCAACTTCTAATGCAGTCTAAAAACTGAGAGCCTGGTTTTATGACCTTCAATCTCAGGTCATTGGACACATTTTATTACAGAAATCATAGCCAACAAATTCAAAAGGAAACTGTTCAAAATAACTGTTCTGTTGTAGTGGAAAAATCAAATTTAAATGGTTAGTTACAGTGATTTTGACTGCTCAAGCTTCTAGCTGTTAGATTAACTTTCAGTAGGTTGCTCTTTTAATGGAGAAAGAAAAAGTCTATTACCTGTTGTTTTGCCACCCCAAATTTTTTATGGGTTTCTCTCTTGTGATGTTGTTTTACTATACCATTATTAGACTATTACTTGTTGTTTTGCTATCCAAAGTTAACATGTAAGAATTCATTCTTCTGAAAGGAGTTAAAAATTTCACTGATGTTGTGGTTTTGCTATTGCATACTACTATGCATGGGACTGTCTCTTACGtttcaaacattttttttttctcatttgtgCTTGAATATTTACTTGGACATTGAAATTTTGTCCTGTTTGATAGGATAGGGTATAAAGTTGTGATGACAACCAGCCTGTCATCAGACGTACCAGTTGGCTATTTTTCGTGGGCTGAATATGACATAATGTCACCTATACAACAAAAAACTGAAGAAGCACTTGCAGCTGCTTTCATTTCCAACTGTGGGGCTCGTAATTTCCGTTTGCAGGCCCTTGATATGCTGGAAGAATTGGGCATTAGGATAGATTCTTATGGTAGTTGTCACCGAAACCGTGATGGCAATGGTGCGTATAATGCTTTACAATCATCTTATTATGTTTTGTTGTGAATTCATGTTTGGCATTTGATATTTTCAGCTATGTAATCACTTGGGTGAGAGGTCCACATGGTTGACTTGAACTATTCAGTCCCTTTTCATGGTTGTTCATGCTACATCTAATTGAATAAAATGATGGTGATAAATAGAATTGTGTACTAAAGTTCATATTTAATATTCTAATTGTTGATCATGATCTAGATACATGTGTAGAGAATTGATCTTATTTTGATTGTTTTAGATCATCAATTAAATCAAGAATTACACCATTTAATACATTAATTAAAGAATTATATGATGAATGAGTAAAAACTCATGAAAAGAACCAAACCTTTGCTATTAAGCTTTGGGTAAGATCCTGTTCAGTTGCACCAATTTAATTTTGAACAGAAGCATCAAAGGCTAGATAGTTTTGAGCATATGGAACTCTATCTACCATGTGCTTGCATGTTCATGCTTGTCCCTAGGAGAGTGTATCTGTATGTGCACACAAGTTCATATACATGTGTATGTTTAGGTGTACATATGTGAATGCATGTGCTTGGTTCTGCTCAAAGATTGGAAATGGCTCTTGATCTGAACTCAGTAAATCCAGAATTTGGCTTGTTATTAATGGTTTTTATTGCATTCttcttatggaattttgaaatttgCTGCTAAAATTAGTTCCTAATCATGTGCTTTTGCTGTTTATTGTCTGGATGCAGTGAACAAAGTAGAAACTTTAAAGCGCTATAAATTTAGCTTGGCTTTTGAGAATTCTAATGAGGTGGACTATGTCACGGAGAAATACTTTCAGTCACTTGTTGCAGGTATGCTGATTAAACTAAAAGGATTTGTCAGTTTCTTCAGCTGGAAAGTTTGCAAGTTTTTGTAGTTTGGTATTACAGCCATTCCTGTGCCCTTTTTTGGATATGAAGTCTGAAGTCATATTCATTTGTATATTCTCTTTATACCTAGCTTTTCTGTTTATTGAGGAATTATTTGCCTTCTTGTGAGGGTGTTTCAGCCTAAAAATTTTTTGTTGACCATGATCTAGCTCACTATTTGTCATCCAACTGATCTCAGTCTGTAGATCTGTTCTTAGCACTTGCTTTGCACAAGTTAGATTGCAACATCAGAAAAGACGTGTTAATCTTGCCTG
This Musa acuminata AAA Group cultivar baxijiao chromosome BXJ1-2, Cavendish_Baxijiao_AAA, whole genome shotgun sequence DNA region includes the following protein-coding sequences:
- the LOC135595803 gene encoding glycoprotein 3-alpha-L-fucosyltransferase A-like encodes the protein MMKESGHSLRGAPSRHQQLRRWPSPMPLLVALVVLAEIAFLSRIDVAEKAASVVEQWSTSLYSSSSSSSSSSSSSSSVVEEEDNVPEDIKRCEEWLEREDAVPYSRDFRKDPIFVFGMHKDWSSCDVDCDFGSANDKVPDAAFGLPHDPAIAGVLRSMESSHYYPENDVGVARRIGYKVVMTTSLSSDVPVGYFSWAEYDIMSPIQQKTEEALAAAFISNCGARNFRLQALDMLEELGIRIDSYGSCHRNRDGNVNKVETLKRYKFSLAFENSNEVDYVTEKYFQSLVAGTIPVVVGAPNIQDFAPSPGSVLHIKELHDVASVAKTMRDLAANPDAYNHTLRWKYEGPSDSFKALMDMAAVHSSCRLCIHLATKIHDEEEKSAAFQNRPCHCTSSSGTVYHLFVRERGRFKMESIYLRSGKLTLEALKSAVLTKFRSLNHTSIWKKERPAMIRGGNDLKIYRIYPVGITQQKALYTFQFDDDAELEKYIESNSCAKLEVIFV